The sequence TGTGGGTGCTATCAAGCAGGCGCGTAGCAGCGCACAAGCGTTGGTGCGTGAGGTAGCTGGCCAAGGCCCCGAAAAAACGCTTGGCCGCGGGTTCGCGATCGTCAGAAATGGGGACGGCAGGCCGGTGACATCGAAGGAGGTCGCACAGGCGTCTTCCAGACTCAGCATCCAGTTTCGGGACGGGACGGCCGATGTCGTTCCAGCGCCCAAACAACAAAGGAGCACCAGATGACAGAAAAGACTTTTAGAAAAGCGTTTGGCGTCCTGCAGCAGCATGCCGAGACGCTGCGTGACCAAGCCGAGCCAAATATTGATGATCTTCTGACTATCGTCCAGGAATCAGTGGAAGCGTACGGTGTTTGCAAAGAGCGCATCGACGCAGTGGAGACTGCTTTGAAGGCGGCTTTGGACGGGGCGGGCGTGGGCGCCTCCGCCACAGTTGCGCAACCCGCAATTGAGCGTGAATCTGCCAGAGCTGCCGGACAGCCTTCCAAGCCGGCGGCACCGACATCTTTCGACGATATGGATGACGACATTCCGTTCTGACAGGAAGAGCTTCTTGTCGCTAAGCGTATCTGAGCATCGTGAGGCTTGCGCGCCTCGATCTTCAATCCCGCGGGCTGAACGAGAACACATGAAAAGCCTATGAACTACAACAGTCTCGTCGTATCGGATGACCGTATCGATCGCCTTCACGGTCAGCTGTCTTGCATTCCTGCGCTACCAACTGGGGTCCGTCCATCGACGCCGCAGGAGCTTGAGTCGATGCTGGAAGCAGACCTGACGGAATACGAGCGGCGAACGATCACGATCCACATGATCGACTGTTCCGCTCGCCAGGGGAAGACATGAGCGACCCCCTACAGCACTACGTCCCGAAGTTCATGTTGCGCCGATTCTGCTCCGGCAAGAATGAGTTGGTCTACGCCTACGACAAGCTTAGCGACAAGGTCTTTGCGTTTTCGACGTCGAAGAAGTCCAAGGTGGGCGTAGCCGCCGAACGGGCCATCTACGACTTTGAATTCCAGGGAGTGCCGATGACTTTGGAGCCTTCGCTGAGCAGCCTCGAGACCAAGGCGGCCGAAGTGACCGCCAAAATCATCCAGAGCCTGCGGATCGACCCCGAATGGCATTTGGACAAGGCCACCTTGGCCGGCTTTCTTGCCGTGCAGCTTGTGCGAACAAAGGCCGCCATGGCGACGCTTGACGACCTGTCCGCGCGCATGGAGGGCTACTTCCGGTCCGAGGGGGCGCCAGAGGAATTTTTTGAGCTGGAGCCGGAAGTTGGGGACAAGGCGAACGCCAGAAAGACGCACTACACCCGGATGATCACCAATGCGCCAAATGATTTGGCGCCCTTGCTGGCGGACAAGGTCTGGCACTTGTTGCAGACCGATGAGAGCGATCCATTTCTTATGGGGGATCACCCTTTCTCCCGATACAACGAGCCAGGCGAAGGCGTGCGCGGAACCTTGGGACTGCGATCCAAGGGGGTGCAGATTTACTTCCCGCTGACTCCCACGTTGGCACTGTGCCTCATGTGCAAAACGCATCTGGACACGATGATCGATGGGATCGAGCGCATCGACAGGCTATTGGCGGCTAGGATCGGCAATGCGGCAGAACTGCGGGCGCTGCGCTCGGAGACCATGCCGCTAGTCGAAGCCATGTTAACGGGGGGCGTGGTGAAGTGCCGACCCGAAAGCGTCGAGCACTTCAACTCATTGCAGATACTAGAGGCAGAACGCTATGTGTTCTCCTGCAAGAGCGACTTCCAGATGGCGAAGGAAATGATCGCGGCGGACGAAGCCACGCGTCACGGTCCCAGGATGGTCGAAAGGTCGGGTGCTTTTTAGTGAGCGAGAGCGGGGACGCCGCCGGCGATGTCCGGCGCGAATGACCGAGCGATGTTTAGCAGTTATGGCATCGCTCCGTGCAGCCCTGAAGGTGCCGTCCCCAGTTACCGCTTCGACTGAGAAAGCTAGTTTGGAATCCCCCGAACCGCTGGCCCACCCTCCACAAGAGTGATCTGCTGTTTTCGTAGCACTTCAATCTGTTCACGAAGTGCCCTACGTTGTTCGTCTGAAAGTTCGCGGGAAATGCTAACGAGCGTTGTCGCTTGAACAGTTGACCGTGGTTCTATTGAGAGCAATGCCGCCGCACGAACTGCGGGCTCTTGCTCGCCGTTTCCCGCCAGGTATAGTTTCACCGCGTCATCCTTGGCGCTAATGTCGCCGAGCAGGGCGGTGGGCTTCCCCCAGTTTCCCGGACACATCCAATGACATGATGTGTTCAGGAGATAGGCATGACAAGAACCCGAAGGAGCTTCACGGACGAGTTCAAACGTGAAGCAGTGAAGCTGTGCAAGCAGCCAGGCGCCACCGTGACGCACATTGCACGGGACCTGGGTATTCAGACCAGCGTGCTCAGACGTTGGGTCACCCAGGAGCGTGGCGGGGTGTTGGACCTCAGGCCGAACCGGCCGCTTCGCAGTGAGGCCGCCACCGAGGTGGAGCGGTTGCAACGCGAACTGCGACGTGTGACCACGGAGCGCGACATCCTAAAAAAAGCGCTCGGCTACTTTGCAAAGGACCCGCAGTGAAGTACGGCTTCATCGCGCGGCATCGTAGTGTCTGGCCCACCCGCACCATGTGCCGGGTAATGGCGGTCTCCCACAGCGGCTTCTACGAATGGATGGGCAGAGCGCCGAGCCAGCGCAGCCAGGACGACGCCAGGCTCACCCGCCTCATCCGAGAGAGCTTCGAGCTCAGCGACCGCACCTACGGCAGTCCACGCGTCTGGCACGACCTTCGAGCGCTGGGCGAGAGTTGCGGGATGAACCGGGTCATCCGGCTGATGCACCTGGCCAAGCTGCAGGCCCGTCACAAGCGACGCAGGCTACCTGGCGATACGGGCAGCAGGCTTGAGAACCACATCGCGCCCAACCATCTGCAGCGCGACTTCGAGGCCAATGGTCCGAACCAGAAGTGGGTGGCTGACTTCACCTACATCTGGACGGCCGAGGGCTGGCTGTATGCGGCGGCGGTGATGGACCTGTACTCACGTCGCATCGTGGGGTGGTCGATGAGCGACACCATGCAGGCCAAGATGGTGAGCGATGCTTTGTTGATGGCCCTTTGGCGGCGCGGCAAACCCAGCTCGCTGATGCATCACTCGGACCAGGGCAGTCAGGGCGGATTCAACTGGTCGTCGCAACACCTTCAACCAGGAGGTGTGTATGGGGCGACCCGCAGGATGGATGAAGCAATTGACAGGGAGAGACGCGATGCGCTCCCCGGGGGCTCCTGCACTTCGGCGAGAGGTCGAGCGCCAGTTCTGGGTACAGATTGCAACCGGAATCACCAGTGAGAGGGCAGCCGAGGCGGTAGGCGTATCGCAGGCGGTGGGCTCGCGCTGGTTCCGGCATCGTGGCGGCATGCCATTGTTCATGTCGAAACCTGTATCTGGAAGATATCTGTCGTTCGCGGAGCGAGAAGAGATTGGACTTCTGCGAGCTCAAGATGTCAGCGTGCGGGAGATCGCTCGTCGTATTGGTCGAAGCCCCTCAACTGTTTCGCGGGAGTTGACGCGCAACGCTGCGACCCGCAGTGGCAAGCTCGAGTACCGGGCCTCAGTAGCGCAGTGGAAGTCGGATCTGGTCGCCAGAAGGCCCAAGCCTGCCAAGCTTGTGACGAATCAGCGTTTGCGCGTCTATGTCCAAGACCGTCTGGATGGCAAGATCCGCGATGCCCAAGGACGGGAGGTGGCTGGACCTCGACAGGCTCCTTTCATCGGCCGCAACAAGCCTCATCGTGGTGACCGCAAATGGGTCAATGGCTGGTCGCCAGAGCAGATTGCAAACCGCCTGCAGGTCGACTTCCCGGATGATCCGTCCATGCGCATCTCTCACGAAGCCATCTACCAAGCGCTCTATATCCAGGGCAGAGGCGCCCTCAAGCGTGAGCTTGTGAGCTACCTGCGTACGGGGCGTGCTTTGCGCACACCCCGGGCCAGGTCCCAAGCCAAGGCATGGGCACATGTCAGTGAAGAGGTGATGATCTCCAGCCGCCCTGCTGAGATAGAAGATCGTGCGGTACCCGGTCACTGGGAAGGGGACCTGATCATCGGCCTGGACAGGTCGGCCATTGGCACGCTGGTGGAACGGTCAAGCCGTTTCACCATGCTCGTGCACCTGCCGCGCGAGGAAGGCTATGGACTGATTCCTCGAACAAAGAATGGTCCTGCGCTGGCAGGTTACGGAGCCATAACCATGGCCAACGCCCTCAAGAGAACAGTGACCAAGCTGCCTACCCAGCTATGGCAGTCATTGACTTGGGATCGTGGCAAGGAGCTATCCGACCATGCACGGTTCACCATCGAGTCCGGGGTGAAGGTCTTCTTTGCCGATCCTCGCAGTCCATGGCAGCGCGGTACGAACGAAAACACAAACGGGCTGCTGCGCCAATACTTCCCCAAAGGCACCGACCTGTCTCGCTGGAGCGAGCAAGAGATTCAAGCCGTGGCACTGACCTTGAACAACAGGCCACGCAAGACGTTGGGTTGGAAGACTCCGGCGGAAGCGCTCAATGACTACCTAAAATCGGCTGACCAACCCGGTGTTGCGACGACCGGTTGAATCCGCCCAGTACACCAGCGACGACTTCCAGCAGTTGCTCAAGGCACAGGGCATCACCTGCAGCATGAGCCGTCGTGGTGAATGCTGGGACAACGCTGCGATGGAGAGCTTCTTCTCATCCATGAAGACCGAGAGGCTCAGCCGCAAGGTCTACCGGACGAGGGAAGAAGCCAGGTCCGAAGTGTTCGACTACATCGAGCGCTTCTACAACCCGGTGCGCAAACACTCAAAGCTAGACTTCCTCAGCCCAGTCGACTTTGAGCAAGGCTTAATGGGCTAAGCAAACCGTCCGGGAAACTGGGGGAAGCCCAGCTTCTACCTTTCAGGTTGAACACCCACAGACGTTGCGAGGGGATTTTGCGAAACCCTCTATGCTGCGCCTAGTATCTTTGTGCGCGTTCGAGCATTCAATCGTGATTGATCGAGCCGTTGAATGGATTCAAGCGACAGCCCTGTCGTGTCGATAGGAGCAATGAGCACCATTGCAAACACGGAATCAAATTGCCAATACACCCGCCGAGGATTTCGATCAAGAGTCTTCTCTTGCCTTTGGTGGTGCTGGCCATCGGTGGTGCAACGACCTACTTTCTGGTCATGGCTCAGGCAGTGCGAAACCAAGAACTTGTCGAACGCCAGTTCAATGCGCAGGTCGAGCAGACTGTTGAAGAGGTCAGCCGCCGCATCATTGGTTACGAATACGGCCTTCGAGGGGCTCGCGGTGCAATCACGGCGGTGGGTCAAAAGGCGCTGAGCCGCGAACACTGACGTCTCCCCCATATCCGGTCACTTCTAAACTGGAGTTGGGCGGATCATAGCCCCGAAGACGAGCACCTGCTCAATCGGTGAGGAACCTTGCGCGATCAAGCTACTCACGTGAAGATACCCCTGCACACATTGCGGGCGCGATCAGACCGCAAACATCGAACAGCGGAATTCAAGGGAGCTGCCACCGTCATGAGCGAACCTGACTTACCCCGACGCCCGACGCTGCACACTGCGCCGAGCGAGACTGAGCCTTCCTCGCTGCGCTCCTACGAAAGTGCGTCGTGTGGCCTGCTCAACCTCAATGAACTGCTCGATATTGTCGGTATCAACCAGACCCTGCTGGGCTGGCTGGGTTGGGAGCGCGGCGAATTCGATCGCTTGGAAAGTAGCAACTGCCCAAGTTTTGATGCGCTGGCCGGCATCCTGGATCACAGCTCGCGCGACGCGTTGATCGACCATGTGCGCGCCACGCGCGGTGCCACTGAGACGCGCGTGCTGCAGTTGCGCCTGTTCGGCAGAGGCGGCAAGTTCTTCACCGCCGAATTCCGCTCGCTGCCTGAGACGGATGCGCAAGGCCACTGGCTGCACACCCAGACGACGGTGATCGACGTGACCGAGCGCGCCGAGATCGAGCACCATCTGCTGGCCCGACTTGACCTGCTGCAGACCATCACCGACCGTACGCCGTCGCGCCTGGCCTATTACGACAAAGATCTGGTGTGCTGCTTCTCCAACGCGGCGCACGCGCGCGGCCACGGCCGCCTGCCTGATGACATGGTGGGTACCCACATCAGCGACGTGATGGCGGGCGACATGCTGCGCGAGATCCTGCCCAAGGTGGCCAAGGTGCTCAGCGGCGAGAAGCTGTGCTTCGAGGCTGAGCGCGCGCTGCCCGATGGCAGTGGCGGCTTCTTCGAGATCCACTACCTGCCTGACCTGCAGGACGATCGCGTCGAGGGCTTCTTCATCGAACAGATCGACATTACCGACCGCCGCCGCACCGAAGACCTTGTCTCTCACGCCAACTTCGAACTCGAGGATCGCGTGGCGCAGCGAACCGCCGAGCTGCAGGCCAGCGAGCAGCGCTTTCGCCTCATGTCCGACGCGATCCAGGAATACGGCATCGCCTTCCTGGACTTGGACGGCTCGTTCAACGAATGGACTGACAGCGCGCAGCGCCTGTTTCAGCGCTCGCGCAGCCGCAGCATCGGACTGCCTCTCACGACGGTGTTGCCGGGCGAAAGCGTTCTGGACCTAGCACAACTGCTGGAGCGCTGCTCGACCCATGGCCATGTGGAAGAAACAGGCTGGGCCCAGCGCGGCGACGGCGGCCGCTTCTGGGCGCGCTTCACCTTGACCGCGCTGCGCAATGCGCGCGACGAGTTGCAGGGCTATTCGTGCGTGGTGAGCGACCTGACCGAGGCCAAGCGCCTGAACGACCTGCTCAATCAATCCAACCGCGGACTGAAGGCGCAGGTGGACGAGCAGAGCAGCCAGTTGGTCAGCGTCAACAAGGAGCTCGAGGTGTTCTCGTACAGCATTGCTCACGACATCCGTGCGCCGTTGCGCCACATCAGTCAGTTCGTGGGTCTGAGCCAGGAGGTCCTGGATCCGCAGAAGGACGCCCAGGTGCTCCAGTTCCAGGCGTCGATCGTGGCGGCCAGCCAGCGCATGAGCCAGATGATCGAAGGGTTGCTGGAGTACACGCGGTTGGGTCGTGCGCCATTGGATATCGGCCCGGTGCCCCTGACCCCGCTGGTGCAAGGCGTGGTGAGCCACCTGCGATCCGAGCAACCCGGCCAACGCATCGAATGGGTGCTCGATCCGAACCTGCCCATCATCGAGGCCGATCCGATCCTGCTGGGCGAGGTGCTGAGCAAGCTGTTGGATAACGCGGTCAAGTTCACCCGCCGCAGTGCCGAGCCACGCATCGAGGTGGGCGCGCAGAGCGGGCCCCACGGGCACGCCACCGTGTACGTGCGTGATAACGGTGTTGGTTTTGATCGGGACCGCGCGCGCAACCTGTTCGTCATGTTCCAGCGCCAGCACCATTCGATGGACTACGAAGGTGTGGGCACCGGGCTGGCGCTGGTGCACCGCATCATCGAGCGCCACGGTGGCCGCATCTGGTGCGATACAGCGCCCAGCCAGGGCTGCACCTTCTACCTGGAGCTACCCACGCCCGAGCAGGCCGACTTCCAAACCGACGTCCCGGTTTAAATAAGGGACGCACTGTGAAGCCGGCATCCTCGCTGGGCGCCCAACTTGGCTGACGCAGAGCCGCCGTGGCGCTCGCGATGGTGTTCACATCGGCCAGCCCCGTGATCTGGCGCCTCGAGATCCTGATTTATTGACTGGGTGAGGCATTGTTTTCCAGTCTCCCGGACTTGGTGCACCTTCCTCCAGTTCAGTACGCTGGCATTGCTTTTCCACAAAGATCGGCGATGAGCCGCGCTGCGACCTTGCACCACCACTTGAAGATCCCTAACTCGCGCACCGGTGTCCGGTTCAAAGTGCAGTGATGTCTGTCTGCACTGGCCAAAGCAAGGCACCAAATGCGGATCTTTGTGTTGCCGCATCGAACTCGTGATTCAACACCAGCGCGTAGCGG is a genomic window of Hydrogenophaga sp. RAC07 containing:
- the xseB gene encoding exodeoxyribonuclease VII small subunit yields the protein MTEKTFRKAFGVLQQHAETLRDQAEPNIDDLLTIVQESVEAYGVCKERIDAVETALKAALDGAGVGASATVAQPAIERESARAAGQPSKPAAPTSFDDMDDDIPF
- a CDS encoding DUF4238 domain-containing protein, with product MSDPLQHYVPKFMLRRFCSGKNELVYAYDKLSDKVFAFSTSKKSKVGVAAERAIYDFEFQGVPMTLEPSLSSLETKAAEVTAKIIQSLRIDPEWHLDKATLAGFLAVQLVRTKAAMATLDDLSARMEGYFRSEGAPEEFFELEPEVGDKANARKTHYTRMITNAPNDLAPLLADKVWHLLQTDESDPFLMGDHPFSRYNEPGEGVRGTLGLRSKGVQIYFPLTPTLALCLMCKTHLDTMIDGIERIDRLLAARIGNAAELRALRSETMPLVEAMLTGGVVKCRPESVEHFNSLQILEAERYVFSCKSDFQMAKEMIAADEATRHGPRMVERSGAF
- a CDS encoding IS30 family transposase — protein: MKQLTGRDAMRSPGAPALRREVERQFWVQIATGITSERAAEAVGVSQAVGSRWFRHRGGMPLFMSKPVSGRYLSFAEREEIGLLRAQDVSVREIARRIGRSPSTVSRELTRNAATRSGKLEYRASVAQWKSDLVARRPKPAKLVTNQRLRVYVQDRLDGKIRDAQGREVAGPRQAPFIGRNKPHRGDRKWVNGWSPEQIANRLQVDFPDDPSMRISHEAIYQALYIQGRGALKRELVSYLRTGRALRTPRARSQAKAWAHVSEEVMISSRPAEIEDRAVPGHWEGDLIIGLDRSAIGTLVERSSRFTMLVHLPREEGYGLIPRTKNGPALAGYGAITMANALKRTVTKLPTQLWQSLTWDRGKELSDHARFTIESGVKVFFADPRSPWQRGTNENTNGLLRQYFPKGTDLSRWSEQEIQAVALTLNNRPRKTLGWKTPAEALNDYLKSADQPGVATTG
- a CDS encoding PAS domain-containing sensor histidine kinase, producing the protein MSEPDLPRRPTLHTAPSETEPSSLRSYESASCGLLNLNELLDIVGINQTLLGWLGWERGEFDRLESSNCPSFDALAGILDHSSRDALIDHVRATRGATETRVLQLRLFGRGGKFFTAEFRSLPETDAQGHWLHTQTTVIDVTERAEIEHHLLARLDLLQTITDRTPSRLAYYDKDLVCCFSNAAHARGHGRLPDDMVGTHISDVMAGDMLREILPKVAKVLSGEKLCFEAERALPDGSGGFFEIHYLPDLQDDRVEGFFIEQIDITDRRRTEDLVSHANFELEDRVAQRTAELQASEQRFRLMSDAIQEYGIAFLDLDGSFNEWTDSAQRLFQRSRSRSIGLPLTTVLPGESVLDLAQLLERCSTHGHVEETGWAQRGDGGRFWARFTLTALRNARDELQGYSCVVSDLTEAKRLNDLLNQSNRGLKAQVDEQSSQLVSVNKELEVFSYSIAHDIRAPLRHISQFVGLSQEVLDPQKDAQVLQFQASIVAASQRMSQMIEGLLEYTRLGRAPLDIGPVPLTPLVQGVVSHLRSEQPGQRIEWVLDPNLPIIEADPILLGEVLSKLLDNAVKFTRRSAEPRIEVGAQSGPHGHATVYVRDNGVGFDRDRARNLFVMFQRQHHSMDYEGVGTGLALVHRIIERHGGRIWCDTAPSQGCTFYLELPTPEQADFQTDVPV